From the Pocillopora verrucosa isolate sample1 chromosome 11, ASM3666991v2, whole genome shotgun sequence genome, the window acaaacaaattcaacacctaattaatctttcttttttcatgattgttgttgctgctttttttcagttttttgctctattttcatgactaattgctgtaatttgttttgctgtttttattcttacaaaacattttgtaagagttccaatacttgtggatcatccacacactttgcaaacatttggcatgcagacaagacagaggtagtcaatgtaccctttgaggaaaaacaccttttatatgacgtcttcaatttactttatttgaaactctgatctgaaaatatttgtcaacaagacttgttagtagtgagaagtaccaaccaagcttcctttcataacttaatttcttaaatgtcccaatcactggatctcccaaaaaatattacatctttttatttttggtgcaaattacaagtccttctttatataaaaaagaaaagtgctagtcacacttcaataataacagctcttaagtttacttgttgttcttctctgtctgtcagctatcaacaaaattgttttatacttcgggcagtgcataactatttgtggaccagagttccaacgcacctctgtaatcgcatatggctactcctgtctcttgtacaaattttttcgactttgtaagacgcactctactctgttatcaatactgctttaagttcagtggaaacgactgactgaggaatcgagatggcggtgttggaacgtgttgctgaacgcttgctacggtcaagctttgtagatttaggtactggtacactgggatcatctatgtatctcttacacttccgaatgtggtatccttcttttataaatatgagggtaaaagacgatttgtagtcgcattcaaaactgtgattggcttgtgttatttctcacctttgccattaacacaactcaagtgagtttcgagtctttgtttcctcgacaactttcggccacaaatcgtgctTTTttaatacgatcgattcttgtcgattatttctacatagagtgagctcacatctttatttatatcaccaagctatccatcttctagaagcagagaaccggtaggagaagtcagaataaagttgggcgcttttcttaacactgcaatcggcaagccagcggattcactttgctagccaattacaagtcctaaaagatccacgtgatcatgcccgtgatcggaaacaaagactccatttggcgctcatctttgaatgtacttttcatcggttgatcgcttttctcaactgttttgcttaatataacatttctaaagatagcttttattgtggttcaatgggaaaacgagaacagcgtgagtgttgtaaaagagaagaaagtcgttggcgccgtggagttaaaagaagggacaacagttgacatatggaccggtacaaacaagggtcgagtggccatctgtaaagctacgattttaaaagtttgtggtgagtaaaaattgcgatattcgttgtgatcaaaatcttataaaagaatagatgtagcgggttgaattaagcttacataacgctcggcgcaactgaaactagaataattctgagaatcgaatcggtcatttgcatgccgcagtttcttaagcttatgctttacaatgaaataaacctatcagtaaggtttcaagattcatctagtcacgtttgggaacattcaagattcataacaaaccttagGACATAAAGAggccctccttggtaaaaacaaaataatgtattcagcccttttttagtaaaatccatgagagagatgtactaactccaatataaaagtcactcagtataacagagatttctcaatttgagaatccaatgaatgcccttttcctcatagccatcttaaaagcctggtctgagctttaaacatacatattttaatatattatttttttccaaattcagatgtcaaggaatccagatacaaaatggtcaaggttcttgttgacaacctcattcaaggccaactcattgtgagcccaggaaaaaaaaaatacaaacagtacaaacagaagctaagtttgcagtttaggataacttcattctaatttattgttacagttacaacaagattttaatcaaaaaatcaattttatttgtctgtaattagccccttcactcccaagaatataactatataaataaaacttaagatattgtattttatggaaaagcatcaacagattttattcacaatttgcgtcaaaccaaatttaatgattgattagaactattttatatgaatagctgtaattgaggattaatccgtatgaagttttcaagaaaagaaaaataaattaaattccatcctaatattaccacacattgatgttaataattaatcaaaaatattttacatgtaagccttaattaagcttctaaataaatttcattgaatacttgaattttagctgggttttttttaagttaaagtatttattttatatcattagcctcaaatttttgcttaaaattcccagtaaacATTAAACTTACAGAATTAAGACACAATGAATTTTTGAATGTTGAGGTTTTGTACAATTACTCAAAGTTTAAAGTTAAGTGCTGGTcttcccttgcgaaatggcttttggaattcctaggaattcctaaaaattcctaggaataaaggtgtgaattttcacggtaaattcggactgggaattcccagaaattcccagaaattcctcggaattttttatatttacagcttttcagggaaagtcattgattctctgagttggaattcctaggaattccaagtcctgttggctataaacttggaatttctgggaatttctgggaatttctaggaatttctaggtttttagaaccagagttgttatggttgggaattcctaggaattcctaggaattcccagtccgaatttaccgtgaaaattcacacctttattcctagcaattcctaggaattccaaaagccatttcgcaagggaagACCAGCACTTAACTTTAAACTTTGAGTAATTGTACAAAACCTCAACATTCAAAAATTCATTGTCTTAATTCTGTAAGTTTTTCTTCTATCCTCAATACAGTGTGAAATTCAATCAAATTCAGTAAAAAAGAATGCAGTCATGCAGAAGTGGCAAGTTTTAAAAGGGGAGCTTACTAAAGTAAAGTAGAAGAGCTTATTCTAGGATTTATAGTACATATAACTACAAATAAATCCTTACCTGGAAAGGCAACAAATGATCCTTTTTGAAAACTGCACATTGTCAGTTGGCACAGTGACCCATCAACTTCACTCGGATCTTTGCACTGACAGGTGAACCCGCTTCCAAGAACATTTTTACAACCACCATCACTATGGCATGGATTTGCATTTAGATGATATTCTGTTGCTTTTGAGTCTATAGGACACTTGCTCTTTGACATGTCAATCTCACAGTTTACACCAGTTCTTCCTGGATTGCATATACAAGAGTAGCCTTCCTCTACACTCACACACTTCCCATTGTTTCCACAAGGATTGGAGTAGCACAAGTTTAAACCTGTGTCACAACTTTCCCCTCAATAGTCAGTAGCACAGGGGCATCTGTAATTAGTTTGCACTCCAACTGAGTGGAAGACCACCTTTAATGAGCTGTAGGTGTTGGATTTTTCAGTATAATCAGTGTATGACAAGCAGCTCTTTCTGGATGTTGGTAGGGGGAAGTTGCATATTTCTTCAACACATAAGCCATCTTTGAAAGGAAGGAGAGTGACTTTTGCCATTTTGGAAATCTGCACCATATTTATGTACACCATGTCTCTCACATACAAAGGACTATAAAAGTTAAAGTGATCATTTTTATAAACAGCCACCCAGAGCTTGAGATTAGAAATATCATCCTCAAGTGGCGACTTTGCCTTGATTATCCTTGATTCTATATTAAACAATCTGACTTGGTAGTCCTCACAATTCACAGCAGAAGCAATTCCCCTCACAAGACCCTCATAGGATTTATCAAAGAATTCTTTGATAGTGACATCATGGACATCCAGGGTAAAGCTgttcccttgcgaaatggcttttggaattcctaggaattcctaggaattttttcctaggaattcctaggaataaaggtgtgaattttcacggtaaattcggatTGGGAATTCCTAGcaattcccaaccataacaactctggttctaaaaacctagaaattcctagaaattcccagaaattcccaaaaattcccagaaattcccaaaaatccccagaaattccaagtttatagccaacaggacttggaattccaactcagagaaccaatgactttccctgaaaagctgtaaatctaaaaaattcctaggaatttctgggaatttttaggaatgtttaagaattactgggaattttaagcaaaaatttgaggctaatgatataaaataaatactctaaatttaaaaaaacccagctaaaattcaagtattcaatgaaatttatttagaagcttaattaaggcttacatgtaaaatatttttgactaattattaacatcaatgtgtggtaatattaggatggaatttgatttatttttcttttcttgaaaacttcatacggattactcctcaattacagctattcatataaaatagtcctaatcaatcattaaatttggtttgacacaaattgtgaataaaatctgttgattcttttccataaaatacaatatcttaaattacatttgaaaaccaagcactcttgggagtgaaggggttaattacagacaaataaaattgattttttttaattaaaatcttgctgtaaatgtaacaataaattagaatgaagttatcctaaactgaaaacttagctgctgtttgtatttttttttcctgggctcacaatgagttggccttgaatgaggttgtctacaagaagcctgaccattttgtatctggattccatgacatctgaatttgaaaaaatatatatatttaaatatttatatttaaagctcagaccatGCCTTTAAGACTGCTATGAGGAAAAGGCCATTAATTGGATTCtcaattgagaaatctctgttatattgagtgacttttatattggagttagtacatctctctcatagattttactaaaaaagggctgaatacattattttatttttaccaaggagggcatctttatgtaataaggtttgtttaataacagttcctattatgaatcttgaatgttcccaaacgtgactatAGGAATCTTGAAtccttactgataggtttatttcattgtaaagcataagcttaagaaactgcggcatgcaagtgaccgattcgattctcagaattattctcagaattattcagttgcgccgagcgttatataagcttaattcaacccactacatctattcttttataagattttgatcacgtaacgaatatcgcaatttttactcatcacaaactttcaaaatcgtagctttgcagatggccactcgacccttgtttgtaccagtcaatatgtcaactgttgtcccttcttttaactccacggcgccaacgactttcttctcttttacaacactcacgctattctcgttttcccattgaaccacaataaaagctatctttagtaatgttatattaagcaaaacagttgagaaaagcgatcaaccgatgaaaagtacattcaaagacgagcgccaaatggagacttctttgtttccgatcacgggcatgatcacgtggatcttttaggacttgtcattggctagcaaagtgaatccgctggcttgccgattgcagtgttaagagaagcgcacaactttattctgacttctccgactAGTTCTATgcttctagacgatggatacgttagtgatataaataatgatgtgagctccctctatgtagaaataatcgacaagaatcgatcgtattacaaatgcacgatttgtggccgaaagttgtcgagaaaacaaagactcgaaactctcttgagttgtgttcatggcaaaggtgagaaataacacaagccaatcacagttttgaatgcgactacaaatcgtcttttaccctcatatttataaaagaaggataccacattcggaagtgtaagagatacatagatgattccagtgtaccagtacctaaatctacaaagcttgaccgtagcaagcgttcagcaacacgttccaacaccgccatctcgattcctcagtcagtcgtttccactgaccttaaagcagtattgataacagagtagagtgcgtcttacaaaggagaaacatttttacaagagacagaagtagctatatgcgattacagaggtgcgttggaactctgggCCACAAATTGTTATGCACTGTCtcaagtataaaacaattttgttgatagctgacagacagagaagaacaacaagtaaactttagagctgttattattgaagtgtgacttgcacttttcatttttatataaagaaggacttgtattttgcaccaaaaataaaaagatgtgatattttttgggagatctAGTGATTatgacatttaagaaattaagttatggaaggaaacttggttggtacttctcactactaacaagtcttgttgacaaatattttcagatcagagtttcaaataaagtaaattgaaaacgtcatttaaaaggtgttttttcttaaagggaacattgactacctctgtcttgtctgcatgccaaatgtttgcaaagtgtgtggatgatccacaagcattggaactcttacaaaaatgttttgtaagaataaaaacagcaaaacaaattacagcaattagtcaagaaaatagagcaaaaaactgaaaaaaaaaacagcaacaacaatcatgaaaaaagaaagatttattaggtgttgaatttgtttgtctaaggcatgaaatttctactaaaaatattgtcaacaaaaagtctctgactctgtttgaggcaactgagcttgactgttccaaggttttctaacaaaggcaaccagtaatgtaggtttgggaagtaagataacaatgtaattattgttaaacatatacatgtatgtatatctcttggtaagttttgtatagcataccttttattgagccaaagttttaagcctctgaaattaccccttttcttaaaaccttcacattcaaggtattgagaatttcttagaatttatggggacctcagggtattaaaattgcctcaaattcaattcccagaaattcctaagagttccacacttcttaaattatagatagtttgtaaagctgagaattcctaggaattcttagggattccaagtcctcacaaaactggagtcttcctttcccagaaattcccagtaattccaagctttttaaatcagagttacttcgcataattgggaatttttgagaattcctaggaattcctaggaattcccagaaaactgggaattcagtttgcaagggtcatttgcataattgggaatttttgagaattcctaggaattcccagaaaactgggaattcagttcacaAGGGTTGTTGAGCATTTGAGGTGTCACCAATGCCGCAAAAATTTTACCATTGGCGGGAAGGCTATTCCTTCCATCAGAAACTTTAACCTTAAGTTGGACTGGCCTTACTAACATGTTGACTAAGACTTTGGGATTGACCTCAAGATAACCTGTCGTTCTGTTCAAAGACATGTCCCAATCTCCTTGTGATATTTGACTGATTTCATATGTAAGACAGTCAGAAACATCAGGGTCATATGCAGGTATTTTAAACTTTGGTGGCGTAGTAGAGCTTTCATCTCGAACATTAATGACAACAAAGAAATCCTGAAGTACAGGCAAGTTATCATTTACATCTTTCAGTGTCACATTGACAATTGTTTCAACAAAGAATGGCAATGATGTTGCTCGCACCTTTAGAATATACTCAGGTTTTGTTTCATAATCTAACAATCTCTTGGTCATAATCACACCATTTCTCTGAATGACAAATGTTAATGGATCATTGCCAGACACAATGCTTTAAAAAATCTCACCACCTTGAACAAGGTCTTGGGACACTGCTTTCACGGTGACCACATAGGAACGCATTCTCACATCTTCATCAAGAAACACTACATACGGatccttttcaaattttggtttaCTGTCACGAACATCTTCCAGTGTTATCTTAACTTTCACGGTTGATTTCATTGATGGTCTACCTTTGTCAGCAGCAACCACAGTCAGTTCATATTCGGGAATTGTTTCACGATCAAGTGACAGCAAAGTTCTGATGACTCCCTGATTGCTGTCAATTTGAAAAGCACCACCTCCATCACCTAAATAAGTAttgaaaaatacaacaacaacaaccaaaaataTTAATAGGAACACAATCATAAATGGCTTAATCAATACCTGTACTTGAAAcctatcaaccctttaacccctaagaatgactagcatctaatttctccttaaaatatcccccagaatcacacatgaaggtcacaagaataaaggaaatgatcataaacaAGAGAAGCTCTCGATGGTttatcaaattctccttatcagcacctaaggaaatgtataaacaacagtatggagaatatgcatactgatgttaggctgtagAGGGCCAACAACATTGTGCTTTTATTATTctgtaaaaacaaacacattcaatgttgccatgggtctgtTCAGATCACAGCAGATGTCCAAAtgtaaatagaacaaaaaaatagttGAACACAAGAAGCAGCCAAGGGTGTCACTGATTAGATTTTTCTTCACCCACCCTTGCTAAAACATGTTAACAAATTTTAGGCATGCACCAGTGTTgcttaacattaattttaagtaaaagatttggaatgtaaaaaaaaagcaacagtttttacatctttaaccctttaatccctaagaatGATAAACATCTAATTACTCCCAACAGTTTTACCTCTggatcaaacattgaggtcatgagaaaaaaggaaatgatcacaaatccaagaaactcttcattgttctacaaattctccttgttggttgaaaatgtatagagaacagaatggagaatttgtatactgatgttaagcAGCAAAGGGATGGGGATTACTAAGCTATAAATGTCTACAAAACAACAgggaaatacaaatgaaaacctgaaattgaaatatgttattgGACAGATTCTGTCTATAAGCACTACATGCAAGCATTTGGGGGTTAagagaggtaagtttctaacgaaactatggtgctgcattGATGGAGGATTCTAACAGGGTAATtcattattatcaactgagttgataacgtaatcaactgagttgattacgtaCAGgttggccaccttaaagaatCACAAAGCTAATGTTTCAAGCCTCTGCCCTTTCTCAGAGCCATGACAatgggctaacactcaaaacatcagctttataactctttatggtggccaatttatgttaccaactcagttgataatactaaattaccctttttgaGGGTTAATTATGCATGTAACTAATGATCAAATATCAAACAGTAAATTAGATatatttaccattttttgcAAATGAGTAGATGATGGCTTTATTTGAAccctcatcatcatcaactgCAGAGACTTCCAAAACTCGTGTTCCAGGCCATACACTTTCCAGAATGGATTTTTCATAGTTGGACTGTAAAAATCTTGGTTTGTTGTCATTTACATCTGTTACTGTTATATGTACATTAGCAGTTCCTTTAAATGGTGGATTACCATGATCAGTTGCACTCACTTCAAACCTGTACTGTGAAGTTGTTTCACGATCTGAAGGGAGCAACACAGTAATCTCGCCAGTtttagaattgattttaaagtCTCGCAGAGATTGTTCAATTGCATAGGTCAGTTTAGCATTCAATCCTTGGTCACCATCAGTTGCCTTGACAATAAGAACCCTTCCACCAACTGCGGTAGCCTCACTGATCCTTTGTCTATAAATACGTTGTTGGAAAATGGGCTTGTGAGTGTTAGAATCAGTTACATTAATGCGCACGCCTGCAGAGCTTTCCAATTGACTCTCTCCAGCTTTTACTGTTAACGAGTAGAATCTAGTCTTGCTAAAGTCCAGTCTACATGATAATGTTATAACACCATTACCAGAAATTCGAAAGCATTGTCTTTGACTAGGGATAGACATCTGGAGACTGTAAAAGATGGTAGTCTGCCCAAGGTCAGGGTTGGTAGCTGTCACCTGAACAATGGTTGTTCCAAATCGAGCATTCTCCTCCACTGATCCAAAATAAATGGATTTTGAAAATCTTGGAGGATTGTCATTTATGTCTCTCACATTGACAGTCACTTTAGTTTGGCTGCTCATAGGGGGCCTGCCCTTATCTTCAGCCTTGACATGAAATACATATTGATTCACTGTCTCTCTGTCTAATTTTCTGGTAAGGTACAAGTCCCCAGTTTGGCTGTTAATACCGAATGGTAAATTGGACTCTACTAAACTGTAAATGATCTGTTGGTTTGTACCATCATCTGCGTCAAATGCAGTAACACGAGTAAAGGTGTGTTCTTTACTCTCACGTTCCGAGACCATTTCTTGAAAATCAGAATTCACAAACTGAGGTGCATTGTCTTTGACATCAATAAGATATATCTCCACTGAGGTTTCATTGTAATTTGGCAATTCGCCTTTGTCTTGAGCCATCACAAAAAGTGTATGCACTGGAATGTACTCATAATCAagtttcttgtttactttgatctGACCATTAAGATGATTGATAGAAAAAAGTTCCTGGTCATTACCACTGCTAAAACTGTAGTTGACTTCATCATTGGTGCCaatttgacagctttaaagaaagaaaacttcgtcgtcaatcctgtttcaattccgcaataagtttatgcgcctcatcaacagaattgaCGTATCCttaattatctgcatgtctaccatcaagcAATGGTTCGCGACTAAAAATTCTCGccatgctgtttctgtttgttcctcaagaatcatgggatttacagcttcggatgttcggctacatcacttgcggatttccgagaatcttcggttatgttttacaagtcattaaatattccatctcagtccctctcgaccgaggtggttttggtggatggaatctacTGCTGACCCTCGA encodes:
- the LOC136284358 gene encoding cadherin EGF LAG seven-pass G-type receptor 3-like, coding for MAQDKGELPNYNETSVEIYLIDVKDNAPQFVNSDFQEMVSERESKEHTFTRVTAFDADDGTNQQIIYSLVESNLPFGINSQTGDLYLTRKLDRETVNQYVFHVKAEDKGRPPMSSQTKVTVNVRDINDNPPRFSKSIYFGSVEENARFGTTIVQVTATNPDLGQTTIFYSLQMSIPSQRQCFRISGNGVITLSCRLDFSKTRFYSLTVKAGESQLESSAGVRINVTDSNTHKPIFQQRIYRQRISEATAVGGRVLIVKATDGDQGLNAKLTYAIEQSLRDFKINSKTGEITVLLPSDRETTSQYRFEVSATDHGNPPFKGTANVHITVTDVNDNKPRFLQSNYEKSILESVWPGTRVLEVSAVDDDEGSNKAIIYSFAKNGDGGGAFQIDSNQGVIRTLLSLDRETIPEYELTVVAADKGRPSMKSTVKVKITLEDVRDSKPKFEKDPYVVFLDEDVRMRSYVVTVKAVSQDLVQGGEIF